From the Parcubacteria group bacterium genome, the window AGAAGTCCATAAAGCACCGAGCGATATTCATGCTCCGTAAAGATCATCCTCACGAAATCGATTCCCAGCATCACAGCTTTGAACTCAAACATTGCGGGAGGAAGATCACGTTCCGTCGGCAATCTGGGACTACCAGAAACAACTGGCAATGATGCATAGTCAGACACTTCCCCGGCATTGTGTATCGGTTTTCCATAAAAATCAGATTGTACCCTCTGCACTTTCCCGATCATAAAATGAAGGGAGGGATTGGAAAGTAACAGCCAGCGAAATTCTTTCCATCGCTGACTCCTTTCCGAAAATAAATATCCACCAATAAAACGATAATATTCCGTCTTTCCTATGCGATCTTTTTTGAGCAATTCACCAACTCCCAGCTTATAGTCGACATCCTCCTTCAAGTCAGGATATATGTCACCCAAAGCAAACCGCTGCGCATGGCTGTAATAATCCCACTCATAATAGGATCCGCCATCTTTATCATCTCGATAATGATAGGTATAACGTTCTACGATCACACGTTTGACGCTGGCCGTGTCCGTCACATACATGTCACCTTCCAACCATACATGTGTAAACATGATCGTACACATCCAGCCACCCAATAGCAGTCCGCAGATCGCAGGAATCATTGTCCGACGCTCTTCCCAAAAATTCAGCATCAACTCATCCAGTGTGTAACTAAACCAGCCGATGATCATTCCACCAATCACAGCAATCGTCATCGAAATCCAATTGAAACCAAACTCCCATCCAAACGCACCAACAAAAAACACGGGAAACACGATGATCCCAACGATCGAACACCGCCGTTCATCGGTTCTACCATCCTCTCGGACAATGTGCTTGTTCATAAGAAAAATGCACCAACTCATCATCCCGATAAAAGGTCCAATGAAAAGAAGGCTCTTAAACACATGCGACTCGACCGACGTGATTTGCGGCGAATCACAGCCACTTAAAAATATCATCATCACAACTGCAACCGATACATTGATATATCTCCTCATGACTCTTTCCTCCCTGAAATGGATCTCGATTCTCTTAGATAACGATAAATTCGATCTTTTTTATTATTTACTTGTTAAAAAAAACAACCTATATTTATAACATACTATCAAATCATTGTCAATATCACTCGAATGGATCGAGATTTATTCTTCCCAATAAAAAAAGCTACCTAAGCCTTTTTTGTATATCTCGCCATTTTTTCATTCTTAAAGATAAACCTGATAATCCAAATGTATGGCAAATCATCCAAATATTTTTTTTATAAAAGATTTCACGTATTTTCTTAGACCTCCCTTGCTTTTTTGACTCATTAATTCTTTCAATTGCGGGAGGATCATCTCCGTCGCATCTTCTCCTGCCACAATCAACTTTTCCCCATCCAAAAGCTGTGCCCACCGTGCATCGCCAACGTGAGGATTGATAACTACGTCAGCATTTTTGACGTTTTGACGAGCAAGATTGTTTTGTAAAAGATCGATAGAGTTTTCAGCAATTTTATAAAAACCAAATTTATCGTCCTTGGTATTTTCACTGGCAAAGAAACCCGCATTCAAATTAACCGCTATGATCAATTCTGCTCCCATGTTTTTCAAAACATCCACGGGAACAGGTTGGGATAGCCCTCCGTCAGCTAACACTTTTCCCTCCCAATGCACAGGATTAAAAACCAATGGCAATGAGATGCTCGCCCTGATCGCAGAAGAAACCTTGCCCTTCGTTATCACAACCGCATCCCCACTCTTAAAATTAGTCGCCACCACGGAAAGAGGTATCTTTAAATCATCAAAATGTACCTTGTCTATGTTTTTTTCGATAAAATTTACCACCTTTTCGCCACCAAGCAACCCTTGGCTAAAAGACGGGTCCAGTAGTGAAAAAATCAACGTGCGATCAATCCCGAGAGCTATCTTTTCAATTTGTTTTATATCTTTCTTGTAAGCATAAAATCCACCGATCATTGCACCGATGCTTGTCCCGGCAATATAATCGATCGGAATGTTATTTTCTTCCAGAACTTTGATCACACCAATATGCGCCAAGCCCCTAGGACCACCAGCACCCAAAGCCAAACCAATTTTAGGTCGTTTCATTTTTATTCGAAAAAATAAATTTATATCACTATTGTATCATGATTCCACGTTCTCATCTTGTGCATTTCTATGAAATGATAATATCAAAACCGGCCAACAGGGACATGACCTCCGGCGATGAAAATTTTGCTTTTGCAATTTTATTGGCA encodes:
- a CDS encoding patatin-like phospholipase family protein, whose protein sequence is MKRPKIGLALGAGGPRGLAHIGVIKVLEENNIPIDYIAGTSIGAMIGGFYAYKKDIKQIEKIALGIDRTLIFSLLDPSFSQGLLGGEKVVNFIEKNIDKVHFDDLKIPLSVVATNFKSGDAVVITKGKVSSAIRASISLPLVFNPVHWEGKVLADGGLSQPVPVDVLKNMGAELIIAVNLNAGFFASENTKDDKFGFYKIAENSIDLLQNNLARQNVKNADVVINPHVGDARWAQLLDGEKLIVAGEDATEMILPQLKELMSQKSKGGLRKYVKSFIKKIFG